The ANME-2 cluster archaeon genomic sequence ACCGGTAATCTTCTGTTGTGAGCAAATGCCCTGTGAAATTTTCTTCACCGAAATAAACCACATCCGCACCGCTGTCAACTGCTGCCTGAAAAGTTTCCAGGGAGCAAGTATTTACGGACAGGAGGGTGGGGAGGGATTTATTTTGTATCTTCTGGCCATCGAAAATAATCCCGGGTTTGCTGCATGTTCGTTTCCAGTTCTTTGTACGTTCTTTTTCAAGCCTTTTAACGGCTGTCCTGCGAAGAGTATTTAGCTGGGAAATTGGGATAAAAATATCTGCTTCCAGATTGACCTTGATGTTTTCGGGCTCAAAAATGGTATTGCCAAGTTTCTTCAACTGCCGGATTATAGAATCTTCTGATATCCGGCCTCCCTTTGCACGCTGTGGAACATCTCCGGTTTGCATGACCTCGTTCTCGCCGTCTGTAATACAAAGTGCTGCCGGTTCCCCATGTTTTGCTGTAAATGACATCTTGATGGGAATTCTTTTCATGACATCTTTAATCCCAAGAGATTCCATAAGCCTGAAATCATACGTCTTTAAAACGGTCTCATTTCTGTAAACGGTCTTTTCCATGGGTATTTTAACTGTTGCACAGGCAGGGGTGCTTTCCACACCCTGGTTATTGATGTACATACTTCGTACCGTAGTTCCTGTTCCCCGCCCCTGGGTGCCGATTCCATCGCCTATCCTTAATGGATGCTCGATCTGTATGTAGGCAAATTTCCTTTCCCAGTCGTATTTGACAACCTGCCCGAGATACGTTCCCTGGTTATGCGGCTGCTGCCTGCTCATTAAATTGCTGCCGGGATTTCCAAAAAAATACCCTTGTGTAAACCCGCGGTTAAAAAGCTGGCGCAGTGTGTGCTGTTCATTATAGGATACATGGAAATCGCCTGGGTTTTCAAGATATCTCTCTATAAGATTCCTGTAAATTCGTACCACACCTGCCACATATTCAGGGTGCTTCAATCTGCCTTCTATTTTGAAGGAATCAATACCTGATTCTATCAGGTGTCCGATGTGTTCGCTTATGTTGAGGTCCTTTGGACTCAGGAGGTGGCCCTTTGCTCCATCAATTATATATTTCCTGCGGCAGGGCTGGGTACAGTAGCCGCGGTTTCCGCTTTTATCTCCGATCATGCTGCTGAAAAGACACTGGCCAGAGTATGAAAAGCACAGCGCACCGTGGATAAAGACTTCTATCTCGGTGTTGGTTTGGGATTTTATTCTCCTGATCTCATCAAGGGAAAGCTCTCTTGCGAGCACTATGCGTTTTACTCCCA encodes the following:
- a CDS encoding U32 family peptidase — its product is MHKPELLAPAGSKEALITAIQNGADAVYFGGPTLSARHDAALTHDELEWAIDYAHINKVKAYVTVNTLIKDQELEKASEYLQFLCNAGADAVLVQDIGILRLLKDQLPQLPVHASTQMTIHNIEGVQSLEKMGVKRIVLARELSLDEIRRIKSQTNTEIEVFIHGALCFSYSGQCLFSSMIGDKSGNRGYCTQPCRRKYIIDGAKGHLLSPKDLNISEHIGHLIESGIDSFKIEGRLKHPEYVAGVVRIYRNLIERYLENPGDFHVSYNEQHTLRQLFNRGFTQGYFFGNPGSNLMSRQQPHNQGTYLGQVVKYDWERKFAYIQIEHPLRIGDGIGTQGRGTGTTVRSMYINNQGVESTPACATVKIPMEKTVYRNETVLKTYDFRLMESLGIKDVMKRIPIKMSFTAKHGEPAALCITDGENEVMQTGDVPQRAKGGRISEDSIIRQLKKLGNTIFEPENIKVNLEADIFIPISQLNTLRRTAVKRLEKERTKNWKRTCSKPGIIFDGQKIQNKSLPTLLSVNTCSLETFQAAVDSGADVVYFGEENFTGHLLTTEDYRFAIEYGKEKGVEVYLGTPRIAKKLKGFDYFPDHTGFLIANTGVLHNLLDSGKKSLVIDYPLNVFNRLAMAHYLEQCQRVTLSPELTLDEIKQIAPHGMVECIVHGFIPTMVSEHDLLGELFPDDKIHDALLEDVKGFTFQVRTDGDGRTYIINSRELCMLDHIPELIQAGVSCLRIEAKMYDRKTTGKLTGLYRKAIDNRTNGHCGSESTSGHYFKGVL